The Pseudomonas triclosanedens genome has a window encoding:
- a CDS encoding AraC family transcriptional regulator codes for MQSLLSDRSRIFDRADPYAVSGYVNQHVGTHDLRLPAHGHPQASLNHRRFASLDLCRISYGGAVRVTTPALESIFHLQILLSGHCLWRGHRQEHYLTPGELLLINPDDPVDLTYSDDCEKFILKVPVNLLEAICAEQRWSHPRQGVRFTENRYRLGELEGFVNLLSMVCQESEAGERLPRIDEHYQQIVASKLLTLLKTNVSREVVVGASASFERIEAYIEGHLREDIDIEMLARQSAMSLRSLYALFERYAGTTPRQYIRRLKLARIHACLSDPARPVRSVTELALDYGFLHLGRFAESYRQQFGELPSETLRRRS; via the coding sequence ATGCAAAGCCTGCTGAGCGACCGTAGCCGCATTTTCGACCGCGCCGACCCCTACGCGGTGTCCGGCTATGTCAACCAGCACGTCGGCACCCACGATCTGCGTCTGCCGGCCCACGGGCACCCGCAGGCGAGCCTCAACCATCGCCGCTTCGCCAGCCTCGACCTGTGCCGCATCAGCTACGGCGGCGCAGTACGAGTCACCACCCCGGCGCTGGAAAGCATCTTTCATCTGCAGATCCTGCTCAGCGGCCATTGCCTGTGGCGCGGCCATCGCCAGGAGCACTACCTGACCCCCGGCGAGCTGCTGCTGATCAACCCCGACGATCCGGTGGACCTCACCTACTCGGATGACTGCGAGAAATTCATCCTGAAGGTACCGGTGAACCTGCTCGAAGCGATCTGTGCCGAGCAGCGCTGGAGCCACCCGCGCCAGGGCGTGCGCTTCACCGAGAACCGATATCGGCTTGGCGAGCTGGAAGGCTTCGTCAACCTGCTGTCGATGGTTTGCCAGGAGTCCGAGGCCGGCGAACGCCTGCCGCGGATCGACGAACACTACCAGCAGATCGTTGCCAGCAAGCTGCTGACGCTGCTGAAAACCAACGTCAGCCGTGAGGTGGTGGTTGGTGCGAGCGCTTCCTTCGAACGGATCGAGGCGTATATCGAAGGGCACCTGCGCGAGGACATCGACATCGAAATGCTGGCGCGCCAGTCGGCGATGAGTTTGCGCTCGCTCTACGCGCTGTTCGAACGCTACGCCGGCACCACACCGCGCCAGTACATCCGCCGTCTCAAGCTGGCACGCATCCACGCCTGCCTGAGCGACCCGGCGCGGCCTGTGCGCAGCGTCACCGAACTGGCGCTGGACTATGGATTCCTGCACCTTGGGCGCTTTGCCGAAAGCTACCGGCAGCAGTTCGGCGAGCTGCCGTCGGAGACGCTCAGGCGCCGGAGCTAG
- a CDS encoding muconate cycloisomerase family protein: protein MSSPVIERIESIIVDLPTIRPHKLAMHTMQQQTLVIIRLRCADGIEGIGEATTIGGLAYGNESPESIKANLDAHFAPLLKGQDASNINACMQRLDKAIKGNTFARSGIESALLDAQGKRLGLPVSELLGGRVRDSLEVAWTLASGDTARDIAEAEQMLEIRRHRIFKLKIGANPLEQDLRHVVAIKQALGERASVRVDVNQGWDESQAIRGCQVLGENGIDLIEQPISRINRSGQVRLNQRSPAPIMADESIESVADAFSLASDGAASIFALKIAKNGGPRAVLRTAQIAEAAGIALYGGTMLEGAVGTLASAHAFITLEKLTWATELFGPLLLTEEIVTEPPVYRDFQLHVPRTPGLGLTLDEERLARFRRT from the coding sequence ATGAGTAGCCCCGTCATCGAACGCATCGAGTCGATCATCGTCGACCTGCCGACCATCCGCCCGCACAAGCTGGCCATGCACACCATGCAGCAGCAGACGCTGGTGATCATCCGCCTGCGCTGCGCCGACGGCATCGAAGGCATTGGCGAAGCGACCACCATCGGTGGCCTGGCTTATGGCAACGAGAGCCCGGAAAGCATCAAGGCCAACCTCGACGCGCACTTCGCGCCGCTGCTCAAGGGCCAGGACGCCAGCAACATCAACGCCTGCATGCAGCGCCTGGACAAGGCGATCAAGGGCAACACCTTCGCCCGCTCCGGCATCGAAAGCGCGCTGCTGGACGCCCAGGGCAAGCGCCTCGGCCTGCCGGTCAGCGAGCTGCTCGGCGGCCGTGTGCGCGACAGCCTGGAAGTGGCCTGGACACTCGCCTCCGGCGACACCGCCCGTGATATCGCCGAAGCCGAGCAGATGCTGGAAATCCGCCGGCACCGCATCTTCAAGCTGAAGATCGGCGCCAACCCGCTGGAGCAGGACCTCAGGCACGTGGTGGCGATCAAGCAGGCCCTGGGCGAGCGCGCCAGCGTGCGCGTGGACGTCAACCAGGGCTGGGACGAATCTCAGGCCATCCGCGGTTGCCAGGTGCTCGGCGAGAACGGCATCGACCTCATCGAACAGCCCATCTCGCGCATCAACCGCAGCGGCCAGGTGCGCCTGAACCAGCGCAGCCCGGCGCCGATCATGGCTGACGAATCCATCGAGAGCGTGGCCGACGCCTTCAGCCTCGCCTCCGACGGCGCGGCCAGCATCTTCGCCCTGAAGATCGCCAAGAACGGCGGCCCGCGCGCCGTGCTGCGCACCGCGCAGATCGCCGAGGCAGCCGGCATCGCGCTGTATGGCGGGACCATGCTCGAAGGCGCCGTCGGCACCCTGGCTTCGGCCCACGCTTTCATCACCCTGGAGAAGCTGACCTGGGCCACCGAGCTGTTCGGCCCGCTGCTGCTCACCGAGGAAATCGTCACCGAGCCGCCGGTATACCGCGATTTCCAATTGCATGTGCCGCGCACGCCCGGCCTGGGCCTGACGCTCGACGAAGAGCGCCTGGCGCGCTTCCGCCGCACCTGA
- a CDS encoding 1,6-dihydroxycyclohexa-2,4-diene-1-carboxylate dehydrogenase, which yields MNRFNEKIALVTGAAQGIGRRVAERLVEEGAAVIAVDRSEIVHELQDDLGQRGEVLTLTADLERFAECQRVVVQALARFGRLDILVNNVGGTIWAKPFEHYAEEEIEAEVRRSLFPTLWCCRAALVPMLEQGAGAIVNVSSIATRGVNRVPYGAAKGGVNALTACLAFETAERGVRVNATAPGGTEAPPRRIPRNAAQQSEQEKVWYQQIVDQTIDSSLMKRYGSIDEQVGAILFLASDEASYITGVTLPVGGGDQG from the coding sequence ATGAACCGATTCAACGAAAAGATCGCCCTCGTCACCGGCGCCGCCCAGGGTATCGGCCGGCGCGTCGCCGAGCGGCTGGTGGAGGAGGGCGCAGCGGTCATCGCCGTGGATCGCTCCGAGATCGTCCACGAGTTGCAGGACGACCTCGGCCAGCGCGGCGAGGTGCTCACCCTGACCGCCGACCTGGAGCGCTTCGCCGAGTGCCAGCGCGTGGTCGTCCAGGCGCTCGCGCGCTTCGGCCGCCTCGACATCCTGGTCAACAACGTCGGCGGCACCATCTGGGCGAAGCCCTTCGAGCACTATGCCGAGGAGGAGATCGAGGCCGAGGTTCGCCGCTCGCTGTTCCCTACGCTGTGGTGTTGCCGCGCCGCGCTGGTGCCGATGCTGGAGCAGGGGGCGGGAGCCATCGTCAATGTCTCGTCCATCGCCACCCGCGGGGTGAACCGTGTGCCCTACGGCGCTGCGAAGGGCGGAGTGAACGCGCTCACTGCCTGCCTGGCCTTCGAGACCGCCGAGCGCGGTGTGCGGGTCAACGCCACCGCGCCGGGCGGCACCGAGGCGCCGCCCCGGCGCATTCCGCGCAACGCGGCGCAGCAGAGCGAGCAGGAGAAGGTCTGGTACCAGCAGATCGTCGACCAGACCATCGACAGCAGCCTGATGAAGCGCTACGGCAGCATCGACGAGCAGGTTGGCGCGATCCTCTTCCTCGCCTCCGACGAGGCCAGCTACATCACCGGTGTGACCCTGCCGGTGGGTGGCGGCGACCAGGGCTGA
- a CDS encoding MFS transporter → MTSSAHVPAAGTFDVQSFINSQPLSLYQCRIVLLCFLIVFLDGLDTAAMGFIAPALTQDWGIDRASLGPVMSAALIGMVFGALGSGPLADRFGRKGVLVVAVFLFGLFSLLSAYSTSLDQLLALRLLTGLGLGAAMPNATTLLSEYTPERLKSLLVTSMFCGFNLGMASGGFVSAKLIPAYGWHSLLLLGGLLPLALAAVLLVWLPESARFLVVRNRGAEKVKRVLAPIAPAQVVTARAFSVPELKTVQSRNVFRVIFSGTYSAGTLLLWLTYFMGLVIVYLLTSWLPTLMRDAGASMEQAAFIGALFQLGGVLSSVAVGWAMDRFNPHKVIGIFYCLAGVFAYCVGQSLGTVTLLATLVLAAGMCVNGAQSAMPSLAARFYPTQGRATGVSWMLGIGRFGAILGAWIGATLLGLGWNFEQVLTALIVPAAIATAAVVIKGMVSHADAT, encoded by the coding sequence ATGACCAGTTCCGCCCATGTGCCTGCTGCCGGCACGTTCGATGTCCAGTCGTTCATCAACTCCCAGCCGCTGTCGCTGTACCAGTGCCGTATCGTGCTGCTGTGCTTCCTCATCGTCTTCCTCGATGGCCTCGATACCGCCGCGATGGGCTTCATCGCCCCGGCGCTGACCCAGGACTGGGGTATCGACCGCGCCAGCCTCGGCCCGGTGATGAGCGCCGCGCTGATCGGCATGGTGTTCGGCGCCCTCGGTTCCGGCCCGCTGGCCGACCGCTTCGGGCGCAAGGGCGTGCTGGTGGTGGCGGTGTTCCTGTTCGGCCTGTTCAGCCTGCTCTCAGCCTACAGCACCAGCCTCGACCAGTTGCTGGCGCTGCGCTTGCTCACTGGCCTGGGTCTTGGCGCGGCAATGCCCAACGCCACCACGCTGCTCTCCGAATACACCCCCGAGCGCCTCAAGTCGCTGCTGGTGACCAGCATGTTCTGTGGCTTCAACCTGGGCATGGCCTCGGGCGGCTTCGTCTCCGCCAAGCTGATCCCGGCCTACGGCTGGCACAGCCTGCTGTTGTTGGGCGGCTTGCTGCCGCTGGCGCTGGCGGCGGTACTGCTGGTGTGGCTGCCGGAGTCGGCGCGCTTCCTGGTGGTACGCAACCGTGGGGCGGAGAAGGTCAAGCGGGTGCTCGCGCCCATCGCCCCCGCGCAGGTAGTCACGGCTCGCGCCTTCAGCGTGCCCGAGCTGAAGACGGTACAGAGCCGCAACGTGTTCCGGGTCATATTCTCCGGCACCTACAGCGCCGGTACCCTGCTGCTGTGGCTGACCTACTTCATGGGGCTGGTGATCGTCTACCTGCTCACCAGTTGGCTGCCGACGCTGATGCGCGATGCGGGTGCGAGCATGGAACAGGCTGCGTTCATCGGCGCGCTGTTCCAGCTCGGCGGGGTGCTCAGTTCGGTGGCCGTGGGCTGGGCGATGGACCGCTTCAATCCACACAAGGTCATCGGCATCTTCTATTGCCTCGCCGGTGTGTTTGCCTACTGCGTGGGCCAGAGCCTGGGAACCGTGACCCTGCTGGCGACCCTGGTACTGGCCGCCGGCATGTGTGTGAACGGTGCGCAGTCGGCCATGCCGTCGCTGGCGGCACGCTTCTACCCGACTCAGGGGCGCGCCACCGGCGTGTCGTGGATGCTCGGCATCGGCCGCTTCGGTGCGATTCTCGGCGCCTGGATCGGTGCGACGCTGCTGGGGCTGGGCTGGAACTTCGAGCAGGTACTGACCGCCTTGATCGTCCCGGCGGCCATCGCCACCGCCGCCGTGGTGATCAAGGGCATGGTCAGCCACGCCGACGCAACCTGA
- the benB gene encoding benzoate 1,2-dioxygenase small subunit codes for MSRYETVRDFLYREARYLDDKEWDAWLELYAADATFWMPSWDDRDQLTEDPQREISLIWYGNRGGLEDRVFRIKTERSSATLPDTRTSHNLSNIEVLGEAGGLCQVRFNWHTLSFRYKTVDSYFGTSFYTLDVRGDQPLVKAKKVVLKNDYVRQVIDIYHI; via the coding sequence ATGAGCCGCTACGAGACCGTGCGCGACTTCCTCTACCGCGAAGCGCGCTACCTCGACGACAAGGAATGGGACGCCTGGCTGGAACTCTACGCCGCCGACGCCACCTTCTGGATGCCCTCCTGGGACGACCGCGACCAGCTCACCGAAGACCCGCAGCGGGAGATTTCGCTGATCTGGTACGGCAACCGTGGCGGCCTGGAAGACCGCGTGTTCCGCATCAAGACCGAGCGCTCAAGCGCGACTCTGCCGGACACCCGCACCTCGCACAACCTCAGCAACATCGAGGTGCTCGGCGAAGCCGGCGGCCTGTGCCAGGTGCGCTTCAACTGGCACACCCTGAGCTTCCGCTACAAGACCGTCGACAGTTACTTCGGCACCAGCTTCTACACCCTGGACGTGCGCGGCGACCAGCCGCTGGTCAAGGCGAAGAAGGTGGTCCTGAAGAACGACTACGTCCGCCAGGTCATCGACATCTACCACATCTGA
- the benA gene encoding benzoate 1,2-dioxygenase large subunit, translating to MSLGIDYLRSLLEEDPAKGVYRCRREMFTDPRLFDLEMKHIFEGNWVYLAHESQIPEKNDFLTTMIGRQSIFIARNKDGVLNAFLNACSHKGAMLCRHKSGNRASYTCPFHGWTFNNSGKLLKVKDPAEAGYPEGFNCEGSHDLTKVARFESYRGFLFGSLKADVKPLVEHLGESAKIIDMIVDQSPEGLEVLRGSSSYIYEGNWKLTAENGADGYHVSSVHWNYAATQSQRQQREAGGEVKTMSAGGWAKQGGGFYSFDHGHLLLWTRWANPEARPAFERRDELARDFGSARADWMIENSRNLCLYPNVYLMDQFSSQIRIARPIDVNRTEITIYCIAPKGESSEARAQRIRQYEDFFNVSGMATPDDLEEFRSCQQAYQGSAGGWNDMSRGAKHWVEGADDAAREIDLAPLLSGVRTEDEGLFVLQHQYWQKTMIDALAAEEANRIALKEEAV from the coding sequence ATGTCCCTGGGTATCGACTACTTGCGTTCGCTGCTTGAAGAAGACCCCGCCAAAGGCGTCTACCGCTGCCGTCGGGAGATGTTCACCGACCCACGCCTGTTCGACCTGGAGATGAAGCACATCTTCGAAGGCAACTGGGTCTACCTCGCCCACGAAAGCCAGATTCCCGAGAAGAACGACTTCCTGACGACCATGATCGGTCGCCAGTCGATCTTCATCGCGCGCAACAAGGACGGCGTGCTCAACGCCTTCCTCAACGCCTGCAGCCACAAGGGCGCCATGCTCTGCCGGCACAAGTCCGGCAACCGCGCGAGCTACACCTGCCCGTTCCACGGCTGGACCTTCAACAACTCCGGCAAGCTGCTCAAGGTCAAGGATCCGGCCGAGGCAGGCTACCCGGAGGGCTTCAACTGCGAAGGCTCCCATGACCTGACGAAAGTGGCGCGTTTCGAGTCCTATCGCGGCTTCCTGTTCGGCAGCCTGAAGGCCGACGTCAAGCCGCTGGTGGAACACCTGGGCGAGTCGGCGAAGATCATCGACATGATCGTCGACCAGTCCCCCGAAGGGTTGGAAGTGCTGCGCGGATCGAGCAGTTACATCTACGAAGGCAACTGGAAGCTTACCGCCGAGAATGGAGCTGACGGCTACCACGTCAGTTCCGTGCACTGGAACTATGCCGCCACCCAGAGCCAGCGCCAGCAGCGCGAGGCCGGTGGCGAGGTGAAGACCATGAGTGCCGGCGGCTGGGCCAAGCAGGGCGGTGGCTTCTATTCCTTCGACCACGGCCACCTGCTGCTCTGGACCCGCTGGGCCAACCCCGAGGCGCGCCCGGCCTTCGAGCGCCGCGACGAGCTGGCCCGCGATTTCGGCTCGGCCCGCGCCGACTGGATGATCGAGAACTCGCGCAACCTGTGCCTGTACCCCAACGTCTACCTCATGGACCAGTTCAGCTCGCAGATCCGCATCGCCCGGCCCATCGACGTCAACCGCACCGAGATCACCATCTACTGCATCGCGCCCAAGGGTGAAAGCAGCGAGGCGCGCGCCCAGCGCATTCGCCAGTACGAAGACTTCTTCAACGTCAGCGGCATGGCCACCCCGGACGACCTGGAGGAGTTCCGCTCGTGCCAGCAGGCCTACCAGGGCAGCGCCGGCGGCTGGAACGATATGTCGCGCGGGGCGAAGCACTGGGTCGAAGGCGCCGATGACGCGGCGCGGGAAATCGATCTGGCGCCGTTGCTGTCCGGCGTGCGCACCGAGGATGAGGGCCTGTTCGTGCTGCAGCACCAGTACTGGCAGAAGACGATGATCGACGCACTGGCCGCCGAAGAGGCCAACCGCATCGCGCTGAAAGAGGAGGCCGTGTGA
- the catA gene encoding catechol 1,2-dioxygenase, whose protein sequence is MTVKISQTADIQKFFEEASGALNDAGNPRVKQLILRILQDTARLIEDMSVTPDEFWKAVDYLNRLGARQEAGLVVAGLGIEHYLDLLLDAQDAAAGIGGGTPRTIEGPLYVAGAPLSEGEARMDDGKDPGTVMFLSGRVFDPQGKPLAGAVVDLWHANTQGTYSYFDSTQSEFNLRRRIVTDAEGRYKARSIVPSGYGCPPDGPTQELLNQLGRHGQRPAHIHFFISAPGHRHLTTQINLAGDQYLWDDFAYATRDGLIGEVRFVEDAAAAKARGVEGRFAEIEFDFQLQQAVNADAEDRSNRPRALQEA, encoded by the coding sequence ATGACCGTGAAGATTTCCCAGACTGCCGACATCCAGAAGTTCTTCGAAGAAGCCAGCGGCGCGCTCAACGATGCGGGCAACCCGCGCGTGAAGCAATTGATCCTGCGGATCCTGCAGGACACCGCGCGGCTGATCGAAGACATGAGCGTCACCCCCGATGAGTTCTGGAAGGCGGTGGACTACCTGAACCGCCTCGGCGCGCGCCAGGAGGCCGGGCTGGTGGTCGCCGGCCTGGGCATCGAGCACTACCTCGACCTGCTGCTGGACGCCCAGGACGCGGCGGCCGGCATCGGCGGCGGCACCCCGCGCACTATCGAGGGCCCGCTGTACGTGGCCGGCGCCCCGCTGTCCGAAGGCGAAGCGCGGATGGACGACGGCAAGGACCCGGGTACCGTGATGTTCCTTTCCGGCCGCGTGTTCGACCCGCAGGGCAAGCCCCTGGCCGGCGCCGTGGTCGACCTCTGGCACGCCAACACCCAGGGCACGTACTCGTACTTCGACAGCACCCAGTCCGAGTTCAACCTGCGCCGGCGCATCGTCACCGACGCCGAAGGCCGCTACAAAGCCCGCAGCATCGTACCCAGCGGCTACGGCTGCCCGCCGGACGGCCCGACCCAGGAACTGCTCAATCAGCTCGGCCGCCACGGCCAGCGCCCGGCGCATATCCACTTCTTCATCTCCGCGCCGGGCCATCGCCACCTGACCACGCAGATCAACCTGGCGGGCGACCAGTACCTGTGGGACGACTTCGCCTACGCCACCCGCGACGGGCTGATCGGCGAGGTACGTTTCGTCGAAGACGCCGCAGCCGCCAAGGCCCGCGGTGTGGAAGGGCGCTTCGCCGAGATCGAGTTCGACTTCCAGTTGCAGCAGGCGGTGAACGCCGATGCCGAGGACCGCAGCAACCGTCCCCGTGCCTTGCAGGAAGCCTGA
- the benC gene encoding benzoate 1,2-dioxygenase electron transfer component BenC, with the protein MNHKIALNFEDGVTRFIDASPSETVADAAYRQGINIPLDCRDGACGTCKCFAEAGRYDLGQDYIEDALSEDEAAQGYVLTCQMRAQSDCVVRVPASSQVCKTARASFEASISAVRQLSDSTISLSLKGEALNALAFLPGQYVNLRVPGSEQSRAYSFSSLQKGGEVSFLIRNVPGGLMSSFLTGLAKAGDAMSLAGPLGSFYLREIRRPLLLLAGGTGLAPFTAMLEQIAEHGCEHPLHLIYGVTHDFDLVEVDRLEAFAARIPNFTWSACVASPDSSYPRKGYVTQHIEPAHLNDGEVDIYLCGPPPMVEAVSQYIREQGITPANFYYEKFAASAA; encoded by the coding sequence ATGAACCACAAGATCGCCCTCAATTTCGAAGACGGCGTTACCCGTTTCATCGACGCCAGCCCCAGCGAGACCGTGGCCGACGCGGCCTACCGCCAGGGCATCAACATCCCGCTGGACTGCCGCGACGGCGCCTGCGGCACCTGCAAGTGCTTCGCCGAAGCCGGTCGCTACGACCTGGGCCAGGACTACATTGAGGACGCCCTGAGCGAGGATGAGGCAGCGCAGGGCTATGTGCTCACCTGCCAGATGCGTGCGCAGAGCGACTGTGTGGTACGGGTGCCGGCCTCTTCGCAAGTGTGCAAGACCGCCCGGGCCAGTTTCGAGGCCAGCATCAGCGCGGTGCGGCAGCTTTCCGACAGCACCATCTCTCTGTCGCTCAAGGGCGAGGCTCTGAACGCCCTGGCCTTCCTGCCCGGCCAGTACGTCAACCTGCGGGTGCCGGGCAGCGAGCAGAGCCGCGCCTATTCATTCAGCTCGCTGCAGAAGGGCGGTGAGGTGAGTTTCCTGATTCGCAACGTGCCAGGTGGGTTGATGAGCAGCTTCCTCACCGGCCTGGCGAAAGCCGGCGACGCCATGAGCCTGGCCGGCCCGCTGGGCAGCTTCTACCTGCGCGAGATCCGGCGGCCGCTGCTGTTGCTGGCCGGCGGCACCGGGTTGGCACCGTTCACGGCGATGCTCGAACAGATCGCCGAGCACGGCTGCGAGCATCCGCTGCACCTGATCTACGGCGTCACCCACGACTTCGACCTGGTGGAAGTGGACCGCCTGGAAGCCTTCGCCGCGCGCATTCCCAACTTTACCTGGAGCGCCTGCGTGGCCAGCCCGGACAGCAGCTACCCGCGCAAGGGCTACGTCACCCAGCACATCGAGCCCGCGCATCTCAACGATGGCGAGGTGGACATCTACCTGTGCGGCCCGCCGCCGATGGTCGAGGCGGTGAGCCAGTACATCCGCGAGCAGGGCATCACCCCGGCGAATTTCTATTACGAGAAGTTCGCCGCCAGCGCGGCTTGA
- a CDS encoding sigma-54 interaction domain-containing protein, with amino-acid sequence MNATTPDGLLTLPQSPALATSIRATAQVFEDPKSQALLDHLQQVAPSEASVLIIGETGTGKELVARHIHNLSARRGGPFVAVNCGAFSESLVEAELFGHEKGAFTGALAAKAGWFEEADGGTLFLDEIGDLPMPIQVKLLRVLQEREVVRLGSRKSIPINVRVLAATNVQLEKAINAGHFREDLYYRLNVVSLELSPLRERPGDILPLTRHFIAEYSRRLGYGQSQLSAEAAQKLRSYSWPGNIRELENVIHHTLLICRDGVVRAEDLHLSNLRIDRSDEPRLESLGAEQILQQAFQRLFEEQGGNLHARVEDALLRAAYRFCHCNQVHTANLLGLSRNVTRTRLIDIGELVVNKRRGGAEIDPQRPVRLSI; translated from the coding sequence ATGAACGCGACCACACCCGACGGCCTGCTGACGCTGCCCCAGTCGCCAGCCCTGGCCACCTCCATCCGCGCTACCGCCCAGGTGTTCGAGGATCCGAAATCCCAGGCGCTGCTCGACCATCTGCAGCAGGTCGCGCCCAGCGAGGCGAGCGTGCTGATCATCGGTGAAACCGGTACCGGCAAGGAGCTGGTGGCGCGGCACATCCACAACCTCAGCGCGCGCCGTGGGGGGCCCTTCGTCGCGGTCAACTGCGGCGCCTTCTCCGAATCATTGGTGGAGGCGGAACTGTTCGGCCACGAGAAGGGCGCCTTCACCGGCGCGCTGGCGGCGAAGGCCGGGTGGTTCGAAGAGGCCGACGGCGGCACGCTGTTCCTCGACGAGATCGGCGACCTGCCGATGCCCATCCAGGTCAAGCTGCTGCGCGTGCTGCAGGAGCGCGAAGTGGTGCGCCTGGGCTCGCGCAAGAGCATCCCGATCAACGTCCGCGTACTCGCTGCCACCAACGTACAACTGGAGAAGGCGATCAACGCCGGGCACTTCCGCGAGGACCTGTACTACCGGCTCAACGTGGTCAGCCTGGAGCTTTCGCCGCTGCGCGAGCGACCGGGCGATATCCTGCCGCTGACCCGCCATTTCATCGCTGAGTACAGCCGGCGCCTGGGTTACGGCCAGAGCCAGTTGAGCGCCGAGGCCGCGCAGAAGCTGCGCAGCTACTCCTGGCCGGGCAACATCCGCGAGTTGGAAAACGTCATCCACCACACCCTGCTCATCTGCCGCGATGGAGTGGTGCGCGCGGAAGACCTGCACCTGTCCAACCTGCGCATCGACCGCAGCGACGAGCCACGGCTGGAATCGCTGGGCGCCGAGCAGATTCTCCAGCAGGCGTTCCAGCGTCTGTTCGAAGAGCAGGGCGGCAACCTGCACGCGCGCGTGGAAGACGCTCTGCTGCGCGCGGCCTACCGCTTCTGCCATTGCAACCAGGTGCACACCGCGAACCTGCTGGGCCTAAGTCGCAACGTTACCCGCACCCGCCTGATCGACATCGGCGAGCTGGTGGTGAACAAGCGGCGCGGCGGCGCGGAGATCGATCCGCAGCGGCCGGTGCGCCTGTCGATCTGA
- the catC gene encoding muconolactone Delta-isomerase — translation MLFHVKMTVKLPVDMDPAKAAQLKADEKELAQRLQREGKWRHLWRIAGHYANYSVFDLASVEELHDTLMQLPLFPYMDIEIDGLCRHPSSIHADDR, via the coding sequence ATGCTGTTCCACGTGAAGATGACCGTGAAGCTTCCGGTCGACATGGATCCGGCGAAAGCCGCCCAGCTCAAGGCCGACGAAAAGGAACTGGCCCAGCGCCTGCAGCGCGAGGGCAAGTGGCGCCATCTGTGGCGCATCGCCGGGCACTACGCCAACTACAGCGTGTTCGACCTCGCCAGCGTCGAGGAACTGCACGACACCCTGATGCAGTTGCCGCTGTTCCCCTACATGGACATCGAGATCGACGGGCTTTGCCGCCATCCGTCCTCGATCCATGCCGACGACCGCTGA
- a CDS encoding LysR family transcriptional regulator, with amino-acid sequence MELRHLRYFREVAGTLNFTRAAERLHIAQPPLSRQIQQLEELIGVPLLERGRPLRLTDAGRYFHEQTGTLLAQLESICQSTRRIGLGERQWFGIGFAPSTLYDGLPELIRELRGDTGLELGLQEMTTVQQVEALKSGRIDIGFGRIRIDDPAITQQVLREEPMVAVLPAGHRLLGAPVSLEQLAAEDFVLYPANPRPSYADHVLALFANHGLGIRVAQWTNELQTAIGLVAAGLGVALVPASVQQQHRADIGYVTLSDAEAVSPIILSQRRGDVSAPLQRCLQLIGASLP; translated from the coding sequence ATGGAGCTGAGACACTTGCGCTACTTCCGCGAAGTGGCCGGCACCCTCAACTTCACCCGCGCCGCCGAGCGCCTGCACATCGCCCAGCCGCCATTGAGCCGGCAGATCCAGCAACTGGAGGAGCTGATCGGCGTGCCCTTGCTGGAGCGTGGCCGGCCACTGCGCCTGACCGACGCCGGGCGCTACTTCCACGAGCAGACCGGCACCCTGCTGGCGCAACTGGAAAGCATCTGCCAGAGCACCCGGCGCATTGGCCTGGGCGAGCGCCAGTGGTTCGGCATCGGCTTCGCTCCCTCGACGCTGTATGACGGCCTGCCCGAGTTGATCCGCGAGCTGCGCGGCGACACCGGGCTGGAACTGGGCCTGCAGGAAATGACCACGGTGCAGCAGGTGGAGGCGTTGAAAAGCGGGCGTATCGACATCGGCTTCGGGCGCATCCGCATCGACGATCCGGCCATTACCCAGCAGGTATTGCGCGAGGAGCCGATGGTCGCCGTACTGCCCGCCGGCCACCGTCTGCTCGGCGCGCCGGTGAGCCTGGAACAGTTGGCCGCCGAGGACTTCGTGCTCTACCCCGCCAATCCGCGCCCCAGTTACGCCGACCATGTGCTGGCTTTGTTCGCCAATCACGGCCTGGGCATTCGCGTGGCGCAGTGGACCAACGAGTTGCAGACCGCCATCGGCCTGGTCGCCGCCGGGCTGGGTGTGGCGCTGGTGCCCGCTTCGGTGCAACAGCAGCACCGTGCCGACATCGGCTATGTCACCCTGAGCGACGCCGAGGCGGTCTCGCCGATCATCCTCAGCCAGCGCCGCGGCGATGTCAGCGCGCCTCTGCAACGCTGCCTTCAACTGATCGGCGCGAGCCTGCCGTAA